In Fundulus heteroclitus isolate FHET01 chromosome 16, MU-UCD_Fhet_4.1, whole genome shotgun sequence, a single genomic region encodes these proteins:
- the psmg3 gene encoding proteasome assembly chaperone 3 encodes MAEAIIKTRQAQKEVNGNPTEVVCTEFSNYIFVVLTQYGKIGTLISVTPDSRSNDISTPTFSTKVLLGKDEPLTHVCAKNLATFISQEAGNRPILLGLALMDSSIDTIKEIKELIKSCQVW; translated from the exons ATGGCAGAGGCAATCATCAAAACGAGACAAGCACAAAAAGAAGTCAACGGAAATCCAACAGAAGTCGTCTGCACAGAGTTCAGTAATTACATATTTGTGGTCCTCACCCAGTACGGCAAAATCGGGACATTGATTTCGGTCACACCTGACTCCCGATCTAATGATATCAGCACCCCCACGTTCTCCACCAAagtgctgctgggcaaagatgAG CCTCTGACTCATGTCTGTGCCAAAAACTTGGCCACATTCATATCTCAAGAAGCTGGAAACAGGCCCATCTTATTAGGACTGGccctgatggattcctccatagacacaataaaagaaatcaaagaGCTCATCAAAAGTTGTCAAGTGTGGTAG